The proteins below come from a single Miscanthus floridulus cultivar M001 chromosome 1, ASM1932011v1, whole genome shotgun sequence genomic window:
- the LOC136550654 gene encoding polyol transporter 5-like, with amino-acid sequence MSKQHDASDDGGIPAAVAPAKRPPLNKYALACAVLASMNSIVLGYDVSVMSGAQQFMKQDLKIGDTKIEILAGIINIFSLVGSLAAGRTSDWIGRRYTMVLAAATFFAGALIMGLAPGYGILMLGRFVAGVGVGYALMIAPVYTAEVAPTSARGLLTSFPEVFINTGLLLGYVSNYAFHGLPVHLSWRVMFLVGAVPPFFLALGVLAMPESPRWLVMQGRIGDARRVLAKTSDSPVEAEERLADIKKAIGIPDGVGDNDDDEVVVVDRRNKQGSHGEGVWRDLLIRPTPPVRRILIACLGLQFFQQASGIDSVVLYSPRVFKKAGLTSDSNSLGATMAVGASKTLFILVATFFLDRVGRRPLLLTSAGGMVVSLVTLASALHAIDRLPEGHATPLSGVSIAAVLTFVASFSIGMGPIAWVYSSEIFPLRLRAQGCALGTAMNRIMSGAITMSFISLYKAITLAGSFYLYAGIAAAGWIFMFFFLPETRGRCLEDTEKLFGGGDHGEDKDDGHDGQKKSTELSSSQP; translated from the exons ATGTCCAAGCAGCACGACGCCTCCGACGACGGCGGCATCCCTGCCGCCGTGGCGCCGGCAAAGCGCCCGCCCCTTAACAAGTACGCCCTCGCCTGCGCCGTCCTCGCTTCCATGAACTCCATCGTCCTCGGCTACG ATGTGTCTGTGATGAGCGGAGCGCAGCAATTCATGAAGCAGGACCTCAAGATCGGTGACACGAAGATCGAGATCCTCGCCGGCATCATCAACATCTTCTCGCTCGTCGGCTCGCTCGCGGCAGGCCGGACGTCGGACTGGATCGGCCGACGGTACACCATGGTGCTCGCGGCGGCCACCTTCTTCGCGGGCGCGCTCATCATGGGCCTCGCCCCGGGCTACGGGATCCTCATGCTGGGCCGCTTCGTGGCGGGCGTCGGCGTCGGGTACGCGCTCATGATCGCGCCCGTGTACACGGCCGAGGTGGCGCCCACGTCGGCGCGCGGCCTGCTCACGTCCTTCCCGGAGGTGTTCATCAACACGGGGTTGCTCCTCGGGTACGTCTCCAACTACGCCTTCCACGGCCTCCCCGTGCACCTCAGCTGGCGCGTCATGTTCCTCGTCGGCGCTGTCCCGCCGTTCTTCCTCGCCCTGGGGGTCCTCGCCATGCCGGAGTCGCCGCGGTGGCTCGTCATGCAGGGCCGCATCGGCGACGCGCGTCGCGTGCTGGCCAAGACCTCTGACTCccccgtcgaggccgaggagcggcTCGCCGACATCAAGAAGGCCATCGGCATCCCGGACGGCGTCggtgacaacgacgacgacgaagtGGTGGTCGTGGACCGCAGGAACAAGCAGGGCAGCCATGGCGAAGGGGTGTGGAGGGACCTCCTCATCCGCCCGACGCCGCCCGTCCGCCGCATACTGATcgcctgcctcggcctccagttCTTCCAGCAGGCCTCCGGCATCGACTCCGTGGTGCTGTACAGCCCGCGGGTGTTCAAGAAGGCCGGGCTCACGTCGGACAGCAACTCCCTGGGCGCCACCATGGCGGTGGGCGCGTCCAAGACGCTGTTCATCCTGGTGGCCACGTTCTTCCTCGACCGCGTCGGGCGGAGGCCGCTGCTGCTCACCAGCGCGGGCGGGATGGTGGTGTCGCTGGTGACGCTGGCCTCGGCGCTGCACGCCATCGACCGGCTTCCCGAGGGCCATGCGACGCCGCTGTCCGGCGTGAGCATCGCGGCGGTGCTCACGTTCGTGGCGTCCTTTTCGATCGGCATGGGCCCGATCGCGTGGGTGTACAGCTCGGAGATCTTCCCGCTGCGGCTCCGCGCGCAGGGCTGCGCGCTTGGCACGGCGATGAACCGGATCATGAGCGGCGCCATCACCATGTCCTTCATCTCGCTCTACAAGGCCATCACCTTGGCCGGGAGCTTCTACCTGTATGCCGGCATCGCTGCTGCCGGCTGgatcttcatgttcttcttcctaCCGGAGACGAGGGGCAGGTGCCTGGAGGACACCGAGAAGCTCTTCGGCGGTGGCGATCACGGCGAGGACAAGGACGATGGACACGATGGGCAGAAGAAGTCCACTGAGTTGAGTAGTAGCCAGCCGTGA
- the LOC136504888 gene encoding uncharacterized protein, producing the protein MSMQMSCMLPQFHCTLSSSSSSRLQRDPGRCILLIGSITNWSFNLENTERKMSSSFPYFQRNKIEAAALLIQAIVHHRSNKDDDESESNLDNACLCTYKVLLEAKSMT; encoded by the exons ATGAGCATGCAAATGAGTTGTATGCTTCCACAGTTCCACTGTACACTGAGCTCGAGTTCCAGCTCCAG GCTTCAGAGAGACCCCGGCCGCTGCATCCTCTTGATCGGTTCCATCACAAATTGGTCCTTCAACCTAGAAAACACAGAACGAAAGATGTCAAGTTCCTTTCCATATTTTCAGAGAAACAAGATTGAAGCAGCCGCCCTGCTCATCCAG GCTATCGTTCATCACAGGTCAAACaaagatgatgatgaatcggagaGTAACCTGGACAATGCTTGTCTTTGCACCTACAAAGTCTTGCTGGAAGCCAAGTCTATGACCTAG
- the LOC136504880 gene encoding vicilin-like seed storage protein At2g18540: protein MAVATTARSWLLLLLLAAVSAAAASSGKKHQHERWRVSGAVGGQVVEKERRRAVAESEAGSVTAVDVADAAGTAYRLHFITMDPGALFLPMQLHADMVFYVHSGRGKVTFIEEESSEQSSLEVERGVVYNFEQGSILYIQSYPNARRQRLRIYAIFTSEGINADDPLKPKVEAYSSVSNLVKGFETDVLRQGFGVKPEVVEAIKSAPTPPHIIAYNPEEKGDEKPSWTEDIVDALLGVRDPEEFLNKKKKKDKDKHKSKDKDKDKKSKSKAFNFYSGKPDVENCYGWSRTMTNKDLDALHGSNIGMFMVNLTTGSMMGPHWNPKATEIAIVTDGSGIVQTVCPSSTPSGGTRKGHHGHKRRGGPGGRGDEDEDEGGRSRWQCRNSVFRVKEGDVFVVPRFHPMAQTSFNNDSFVFVGFSTHMGQNHPQFLAGKGSVLQAIGKKVLSLALGQPNSTAVDKLLSAQRDSTIQSCISCAEELEEKAAKEEKKRREEEEEERRQREQKERKEREEKERKEREEEERREREKEREREEEERKKREEEERREEEEERARKEQEKQRRREEEEKARREQEEEERARRKEEEREREEEERRREEEERGGGRGDEDEPEREEEGEGGDEPPYRLSKKLNKRYRAGTFRSG from the exons ATGGCGGTGGCGACGACTGCTCGGTCGTggctcctgctgctgctcctggccGCCGTCTCGGCGGCCGCGGCGTCGTCCGGGAAGAAGCATCAGCACGAGAGATGGAGGGTGAGCGGCGCGGTGGGCGGCCAGGTGGTGGAGAAGGAGAGGCGGCGTGCGGTGGCGGAGAGCGAGGCCGGCTCGGTCACGGCCGTGGACGTCGCCGACGCGGCAGGCACGGCGTACCGGCTGcacttcatcaccatggaccCCGGGGCGCTGTTTCTGCCGATGCAGCTGCATGCCGACATGGTGTTCTACGTTCACAGCG GTCGGGGTAAGGTGACTTTCATAGAAGAAGAGAGCAGCGAACAGAGTTCCCTTGAGGTGGAGCGAGGAGTCGTTTACAACTTTGAGCAGGGGAGCATCTTGTACATCCAGAGCTACCCCAACGCCAGGAGACAGCGTCTTCGGATCTATGCCATCTTCACCAGCGAAGGCATCAACGCCGATGATCCCTTG AAGCCCAAGGTGGAAGCTTATTCCAGCGTCAGTAATCTTGTCAAAGGGTTCGAGACTGATGTTCTTCGCCAAGGATTTGGG GTCAAACCAGAGGTGGTAGAAGCGATCAAATCTGCGCCGACCCCGCCACATATTATAGCCTACAACCCAGAGGAGAAGGGGGACGAGAAACCCAGCTGGACTGAGGACATCGTTGACGCGCTCTTGGGAGTGCGCGATCCGGAGGAGTTcctgaacaagaagaagaagaaggacaaggacAAGCACAAGAGCAAGGACAAGGACAAGGACAAGAAATCCAAGAGCAAGGCGTTCAACTTCTACTCCGGCAAGCCAGACGTCGAGAACTGCTACGGGTGGAGCCGGACGATGACCAACAAGGACCTCGACGCCCTGCACGGATCCAACATTGGCATGTTCATGGTGAACCTGACCACG GGTTCGATGATGGGGCCTCACTGGAACCCCAAGGCGACGGAGATCGCCATCGTGACGGATGGCTCAGGGATCGTGCAGACGGTGTGCCCGAGCAGCACCCCGTCGGGCGGAACCAGGAAAGGGCACCACGGGCACAAGCGGCGCGGCGGGCCAGGAGGCCGTGGCGACGAGGACGAAGACGAAGGCGGCCGCTCGCGGTGGCAGTGCAGGAACTCGGTGTTCCGCGTGAAGGAAGGCGACGTCTTCGTGGTGCCGCGGTTCCACCCGATGGCGCAGACGTCGTTCAACAACGACTCGTTCGTGTTCGTCGGGTTCAGCACCCACATGGGGCAGAACCACCCGCAGTTCCTGGCCGGGAAGGGGTCCGTGCTGCAGGCCATCGGCAAGAAGGTGCTGTCGCTGGCGCTGGGGCAGCCCAACTCGACCGCCGTGGACAAGCTGCTGTCCGCGCAGCGCGACTCGACGATACAGTCGTGCATTTCGTGCGCCGAGGAGCTGGAGGAGAAGGCAGCGAAGGAGGAGAAGAAGcgacgggaggaggaggaggaagagaggagGCAACGGGAGCAAAAGGAGAGGAAGGAACGGGAGGAAAAGGAGAGGAAAGaacgggaggaagaagagaggagagagcgggagaaggagagggaacgggaggaggaggagaggaagaaacgggaggaagaagagcggagggaggaggaagaggagcgaGCCAGGAAGGAGCAGGAGAAGCAGCggaggagagaggaagaagagaaggcaaggagagagcaagaagaggaagagagggcgaggaggaaggaggaagaaagagaaagggAAGAGGAAGAACggcggagggaggaggaagaacgtGGAGGCGGACGTGGAGACGAAGACGAGCCAGAGAGGgaagaggagggagagggaggtgaCGAGCCGCCGTATCGCTTGTCCAAGAAACTGAACAAACGCTACCGTGCTGGTACGTTCAGGAGTGGCTGA